The following nucleotide sequence is from Salvia miltiorrhiza cultivar Shanhuang (shh) chromosome 7, IMPLAD_Smil_shh, whole genome shotgun sequence.
CTCTTAGCAATAGTCAAACTTGTATTAGATATTAGACcttctaattgtttcatgaTAGAGTCAATGCGCATAGTATACACAAAAAATGATATTAGACCTTATAATTTTTGGGGGCCCCAAAATTATTCAGGATGAAATTCTTTGggcctcatttttttttattaaattctaATAGTATACACAAGAAGAAAGTTAggccaataataataatagtatatataaGAGAATATAAAAAATTTTGGGCCCCCAAAAATGATGGGCCTTGGGCGGTCGCCCATGCTGGCCCGCCCTCAGAGACGGCcctgcacacacacacacacatatatatatatatatatatatatatatatatattacgaaaaaaatgaaatattggTGAAATTCGAGGTAAATACCTCTTGTTAGAGAATAATTTTGTATATCAAGATTAAATTGTAGAGGTTGTGAAAGATTGTTGATGAGTAAATATGAAGAGGCGTGTgaagttttaataaattatcatCGATTTTAGGCTTGATTAGGTTGTGAAGGTGGCAAGGACATGTTTGGCTGTTAAATTTGTAGAGAAAAGAGATGAGCTACTTTGGTTCCGTTGGCCATTTAAGTGTAGGAATAAATGTATCATTACTGGGTAGTTGAATTGGCACACTGCACGCGGCCTACATTTaatgcctctctctctctctccaatttTTTCACGTTacatacaaaaaaaatactcctacAATCTTACTAGGTTATATTTCTGATCTAAATATTAAtggaaaaaatgaatgaaaatggaGTAGGACATTAGTATCCAATTAAATGATTTTGCTACGTTGACAAAAGTTGCTTCCTCCGAAGACGAGTTACCGTCAAACTTTGGAAAAGTCTGAAAATTACGTAGTTTAATTGGACAAATTCCCTAAATATAAAACCAAATTGATGCGATGTAACCAAAGAAAAATATTACTTCAATCAAGGAATCTTCGAGTTCGACTGgttccattttttatttatttatatttttaatgtaattaataGTGTGCGTCGTGATGTATTATGTGGTATGAAAGATGAGGAGTACTGTTTTGAATATTTCGGTTAGgaattgttattttatttacgaAAAATAATGTTTTCAATCTGTTGAAATACTCGTTCATAATAATTGCTTTGGTCAAATACCTACTAAACAATTATTGActtcaataaaatataactgGAAGACGCTTATAATTTAGTATCGAAAGAATACTCCTACAACACTAATTAAAACGCATTTTAATTGTCTTAGATCGCACAATAAATTACTACTATATCATTATAACATTATCTATCAACAACTCATTTAAATAATACACTTATACATTACACGGTTCACAATATTCCACCGTACAAATAATTTTATCGTATAATattatctaaaaaaaaacttatctAATAAACTTTTTATTAGTCGAAAAGATTGTTCGGGGAAATTTGAAGACTACAtatcttaattatttatatttgtatatatttattaattgaacaataattcaagttttaaatctaatttatatatataaaaaattggtAAACTTTTCCTAAGAATATTTAAGATAAAatacatttttaattttaatattgtgACTGCTTTGTCCTCATCTCCGGATCAATTTGATCCAAATAGATAAAGGTTGCATGATTAATTGGGTTGTGTACAAAATctataaaatttatgttttggtACAACAAATAATACGGTTGTGGATCATTAATATTTCAAGGATTATATTTACTAAGCTCATTTTCTTGTATGTTATTTTTGAATTGAGTTCCAATTTGGATTCATCCAACTGGATATTGGACGCTGATGTTAAATTTGGAAGCTTGTGATTAAAGCCCATAATTTGTAAATTCGAATTTTCTCTTACAATATTTATCAGCAGAACAGAATTAACGGAAAATCTCATATCCACATGCTCTACTCTCGCCAAGTAATAAATGGAAAAGGAAAACAATTTAATTTGTATTGAATGATATTTAAAACAATATTTTAATCCAGCAGGATGGAAAAAGCCACATactaaattcaattaattacgAGAAATTGGTTTATCTCACATCAAAATTTACGAAATGCTGACGTTACGTTCATCTCTGGGAAAGAATATAAAAGCCGGAGGAGCTTCTCTACTCGTCTTTGCTTTTTATGttttccattccatcaactgttacaccaaaataaatataaatataaatgtaaATGTAAATTCGTATCTACATCTGCGCCTATACATACAAAATATCCACCAGAATCTTGCAGAGCGTAACGTAATCTAGCCGGAGCTTGAGTTTTGGGTTGACCGTTGGCTGACTTTTCGTATTGGTCTCACCGGAGCTTACAAATCTACTTTTTCAGTTGATTGTGCGATGACTAGACTTCACTGATCGGAGGCAAGATTTTGAATTCTCCGGCATGGGGCATTGCTGCAGCAAAGGCGTCACCGTTTCCGTCGACAAAGAGGACCTCTCCTCCACCAACCACCGCCGCCACACCCCCGCATCGGGATCGCAGACGCCGTCCGCCAATGGGGCGGCGGCGCGCACGCCGGCTCATTCCTTCACGGCCAGCCCATGGCAGAGCCCCTACCCCGCCGGCATCGCGCCCTCGCCGTCTCCGGCGAGGACTCCGGGAAGGAAATTCCGGTGGCCGCTGCCTCCGCCGTCGCCGGCTAAGCCAATCATGTCGGCGTTCATGAAGAGGCAGCCTACTCCGCCGCCGGCGAAGCCCATACCGGAGGAGGGCGGCGGGCGCGGAGAAGGGAGCGAGCGGGCGCTGGATAAGAGCTTTGGGTACTCGAAGAATTTCGCGGCCAAGTATGAGCTGGGGAAGGAGGTGGGGCGAGGGCATTTTGGGCATACTTGCTGGGCAAAGTGTAAAAAGGGGGAGATGAAAAATCAGCAGGTGGCTGTCAAGATTATTGCCAAAGCTAAGGTTCGTGCAATCTTGAAAATCCTATGTCTCTTCAAACATTTAAACTCTTCTTTCAAATGGGATCATTGATCTAAAAGAATGAATTTTTGTCAGCTTATACTTGCAAGACATAGTTATTATTGGTGTGATGTTGTTTAGTTCTGCAAGAGATCAGGGTTGCCAACTAATTGAGTTCCTAAATGCAGAAAAGATTTCCAACATTAGTTTATAGTGGTAGTGGGACAGTAGCTGGGCGAACCCTAAATCATCGTATACTTCTAGTTTGAAGCTTATTAGTGCTATACATAGCAAAAAATGAGATATAGGATTTCTTAGATTCCGAACATTCTTGAAAAAAGATGGAATGTGACGGGTTATGTAAGTTGCAATTGATATTTCAGGTGGTTCGGCTATTTCTCTACATTCTTGCAGACAtttttcttcttcatgagcACTACAAAGAAGGGTGGAGACTCTGTAGATTaatgtgtttttgtttttattggtCTGATGAGGCTATGCTTGTGATCACAGTGCACAAACACTTgccttttgttttgtttcagaGAATTAAGTTGCTTATGAAATGATGATTAATTGGCAGATGACAACAGCAATATCGATTGAAGATGTTCGAAGGGAGGTGAAGATTTTGAAAGCTTTGTCTGGACATAAAAACCTCATCAAGTTTTATGATGCATTTGAAGACACACATTATGTCTATGTAGTTATGGAGTATGTTGTTCTATTCTCTTTCTCTTACTGTTAGATTATGAATTTCAATTAGGTCATCTGTTCGGTACATATTCTCGTGTGACGTTAATGAATTGTATCTATGCCATATTACTAAAACAACTCTCTTTCGACAGATTATGTGAAGGGGGTGAGCTGCTGGATAGGATTTTAGCACGGTAATTCATGATGAATAATCATCTCATATAATATGTTAAGCAGCTTGAATATATTGGTTCCTCTTCCTCTACATTGCAGAGGTGGAAGATATACGGAAGAGGATGCAAAGAAAATCGTCGTGCAGATGTTAAGTGTTGTTGCCTTCTGTCATCTACAAGGCGTTGTTCACCGAGATCTGAAGCCCGAGGTACTTAAAACATGCATTTCATGTTTCAACCTAGAATAATAAAGGAGGATTTATCTATTCATTTGGAGGTTTAAACTTGCTCATTCGTATATACCCTTGCAGAATTTCCTATTTGCCacaaaagatgaagatgctcCAATGAAGGTCATTGATTTTGGTCTATCTGATTTCATTAGGCCAGGTAAAGGTCCCGGATTTTGCATTCGATTTCTTCCATCATTGTCATAAGCTTCTAGAACTCGCTTTGCTAACACTATTCATGAGAAGTTTTCCTTGTGTTCTGCGTTGATATATAATAGTGCAGGATATTTAACGTCTCAATGATATTGTTGGCAGATCAACGTCTCAATG
It contains:
- the LOC130993340 gene encoding CDPK-related kinase 4-like, encoding MGHCCSKGVTVSVDKEDLSSTNHRRHTPASGSQTPSANGAAARTPAHSFTASPWQSPYPAGIAPSPSPARTPGRKFRWPLPPPSPAKPIMSAFMKRQPTPPPAKPIPEEGGGRGEGSERALDKSFGYSKNFAAKYELGKEVGRGHFGHTCWAKCKKGEMKNQQVAVKIIAKAKMTTAISIEDVRREVKILKALSGHKNLIKFYDAFEDTHYVYVVMELCEGGELLDRILARGGRYTEEDAKKIVVQMLSVVAFCHLQGVVHRDLKPENFLFATKDEDAPMKVIDFGLSDFIRPDQRLNDIVGSAYYVAPEVLHRSYSSEADIWSIGVITYILLCGSRPFWARTESGIFRSVLRADPNFHDAPWPSVSAEAKDFVKRLLNRDHRKRMTAAQALCHPWLRDLEITIPLDMMIYRLVKSYIRATPLKRAALKALSKALTDDELLYLRTQFELLEPRDGCVSLNNFKTGLMKNATDAMKESRVADILNMLEPLSYKKMDFKEFCAASISTYQLEALEKWEDIASAAFEYFEEEGNRVTSVEELAQELSLGPTTYSLLGDWIRPLDRKLSFIGFTKFLHGVTIRTSNTRQRQ